The following is a genomic window from Solanum lycopersicum chromosome 6, SLM_r2.1.
GCCCCGCTCCCGCTCCCACCGTTCTGCTCAATCTTTCTTGTCTCTTGTCAAGCAAAGCCGATTTTACAACTCATGCTAAATCAGTGTATAGATACATCCATCATCTCATTTATGCaggttttttcttcttcttatctaTCTTCACCTTTAGATGTACTTATGtgtttgtgtttttcccctttcTGAAACAGACTTGAAAGGCAGCCTATACCCTTGATGgacgatgatttgatcaatgcTATAGTAATGGATCTTGATTTGAACCACGAACCTATGGAGTCTTCTGCTTTAGGATTAGGGTCTTTGCCCAATTCTAGGATAGAACAAAGAATTCTTCACCTTGAGTCTGTTGCAGCTAGGTGGCGTCAGGTTCATAATTCTTCTCCTAATTCTTCTCCTAATTCTGTTCAACATCACAATTCTCTAGGCAAGGGAAAAGGATGCAAAAGAGATAGATCCCATTTAGTAGCAAAGGCATTGGAGATGGATGTAGTGGTTAAGAAAGTTGATAAGAATGGTCCAAGTTTTTTTGACTGTAATATATGTTTTGATATTGCAAAAGAACCTATTTTGACTTGTTGTGGCCATTTATATTGCTGGTCATGCTTTTATAACTTACCCTATGTTGATTCAACTACAAAAGAGTGCCCTGAGTGCAAGGGAGAGGTCACTGATGCAAATATTACTCCAATTTATGGCAATGCCAACAGTTACTGCTCCAACCAAGTCCACTCTGCTTTCGAATTACCACCAAGGCCAAAAGCAAATAGAGTCGAGAGTGTTAGACAGCAGCGTGTCACTCGGGGATTGTCTCATATACCAGTTGCTGAAGCACTTAGGAGAATTAGGAATAGTATTGGATTGGGCCATAACCCACAGCAACTACACACTGGTGCCGTTAGTTCAACTTCTCTGAGCGGCTCTCACGAGTTGCCAAATACTGAGGCCACTGGCAGCCAGCGACCACGCTCCCGAGTGTTTTCGAGGGTATTATTAGAGGGCGCGGCTTCTCTTTCATCGGAATTAGGAAATGTACAGAGGCTGTTTGAGGACATTACAACGTCAATTACAGATCGCATTCATGAAATAAGCAATTTGCAAGTTTCACCTATTGGTCATGATGAAGGTAATTCTCTCAGAAGAGACGCTGCTATCATACGATCAGAGCATCAGACTCTGGATTCAATTGCAGAGGCAAGTTCTGTTGTATCTCTTCCTTCCTCTTCTCAATCAAATGAAGTTTCTGATGCAACACTTCAGATGGAAAACCTGAGTGGTTTCTCAAGGCTTTCAGATTTAGATAGCGAAATTCTTCCtgaaacaagaagaagaagatttagCTGATGCATTTGAATGATCGAGGTATAATTTCTCTGTTATTTTACCTAAAGAAGTAACACATTTCATGttatcatgttcatcaaatgTGAGAATTTGTCACTCCGATTTAATGACTTAGGTAGACGCTTTTCTCGAATGTGGTCAAGAAAGTGGTGTTGCCCTTGTTGGAAGTGATAATCTAGCTCAGAGATTTACCCTGGTGGAGGAAATTTTTGATGATAAGCTTTTAGAAAAAGATATGGCTGCTGAGATTGTGGCATCTTGTCTGTACAGCAGATAGTAGGTACTTTTCTTCGGAAGCAATGTTATTGCCGTTGCTTTTTTATACATTTCGTGGCAGTTCCTGGTGGTATGATGACAGCTTTCGATCATGTAAATGGTATACCAGGTTTACTTAGAGTAAAATTGATCATTTGTATCAAACATTTCTTTCCAGTTTCTGAAATCTAATGGGTACTTCTGCTCATTCATagtctttctatttttctttagtaATATCAAACACAGTTAACTATATTCCTGTATTCTAGTAGTCTTAATTATCTATAGATGCTTCTCAATCTGAAGTAGACCCTATTTTCGGTACCTCATAAAGATATCCTAGATATTCTTGGCAACTTTCACTTATACGACTAACTCCATTTAGCACACAAGTGCCTGCGTCATCCCTGAGGCTAGAGACTTAATGACTTAGTATTGCCACTAGATGAGGTTGGAATCTCAAAGGTGCATGCTGAAGATATAATAGAAACAAAAGAGTTACCCAATATGTTCATAAGAGTTTTCTCTTCCATCAAGAACCCTCTGCTTCCTTACCCTTCATGTTGTCACCATTCTCGTCttcagttttttctttttaatttccaTCATAGTACCGATTCCTTTATCATCCCTGACATTACCCATTGAACTTTAAATATTTCCCTGATTATGCACAAAAGGTTGTCCCCAATTGGACGATGAAGTACAAGTTATTGACATCCTCACCGCCTTTCTTACACATGAAGCACCAGCACAGACCATAGAAATTAAGA
Proteins encoded in this region:
- the LOC101248399 gene encoding uncharacterized protein; translated protein: MDDDLINAIVMDLDLNHEPMESSALGLGSLPNSRIEQRILHLESVAARWRQVHNSSPNSSPNSVQHHNSLGKGKGCKRDRSHLVAKALEMDVVVKKVDKNGPSFFDCNICFDIAKEPILTCCGHLYCWSCFYNLPYVDSTTKECPECKGEVTDANITPIYGNANSYCSNQVHSAFELPPRPKANRVESVRQQRVTRGLSHIPVAEALRRIRNSIGLGHNPQQLHTGAVSSTSLSGSHELPNTEATGSQRPRSRVFSRVLLEGAASLSSELGNVQRLFEDITTSITDRIHEISNLQVSPIGHDEGNSLRRDAAIIRSEHQTLDSIAEASSVVSLPSSSQSNEVSDATLQMENLSGFSRLSDLDSEILPETRRRRFS